In Ruminiclostridium papyrosolvens DSM 2782, the following proteins share a genomic window:
- the rapZ gene encoding RNase adapter RapZ, whose translation MRFVIVTGMSGAGKSLVTNYLEDIGFFCVDNLPPALIPKFAEISAQSEGKMEKIALVIDIRGGELLHDLFPALAEVKESGFSYEILFLEADDDVLVKRYKESRRQHPLAPEGRLIKGIREERKALQTIKSNANYIIDTSTLVTRQLKQEINGIFLEGKTFKGIVINVVSFGFKYGIPTDCDLVFDVRFIPNPYYIAPMKKQTGKDLMVKEFVLNASETKEFISRLDDMLDFLIPNYIKEGKSQLDIGIGCTGGRHRSVAIADEIYRRLEEKLHRVVIEHRDIEKDGKGVGK comes from the coding sequence ATGAGATTTGTAATAGTTACGGGAATGTCAGGTGCGGGCAAAAGCCTTGTTACCAATTATTTGGAGGATATAGGATTTTTCTGCGTTGATAACCTTCCTCCGGCACTGATTCCCAAATTTGCCGAAATCAGTGCCCAGAGCGAGGGGAAAATGGAAAAAATTGCTCTGGTTATAGATATCAGAGGCGGTGAACTTTTACACGACCTTTTCCCTGCTTTGGCAGAGGTCAAAGAATCCGGTTTCAGCTACGAAATACTTTTCCTTGAAGCAGATGACGATGTTCTTGTAAAAAGATATAAGGAGAGCAGAAGACAGCATCCTTTAGCACCTGAAGGTCGTCTTATTAAGGGAATCAGGGAAGAAAGAAAGGCCCTTCAGACCATAAAATCAAATGCAAACTATATAATAGATACATCAACTCTTGTAACCAGACAACTTAAACAGGAGATAAACGGCATATTCTTGGAAGGCAAGACTTTCAAGGGAATAGTAATCAATGTGGTATCCTTTGGTTTTAAATACGGGATTCCAACAGACTGCGACCTTGTTTTTGATGTCAGGTTTATACCTAATCCATATTATATAGCTCCAATGAAGAAGCAAACAGGAAAAGACCTGATGGTTAAAGAATTCGTACTAAATGCTTCGGAAACAAAGGAGTTTATATCCAGGCTGGATGATATGCTGGATTTCTTAATTCCAAATTACATAAAAGAGGGAAAATCCCAGCTGGACATCGGAATAGGTTGTACGGGAGGAAGACACAGGTCTGTTGCAATAGCAGATGAAATATATAGAAGGCTGGAAGAAAAATTACATAGGGTTGTAATTGAACACAGGGATATTGAGAAAGATGGTAAAGGGGTTGGAAAATGA
- the murB gene encoding UDP-N-acetylmuramate dehydrogenase, protein MKEEWVILQNEEFVQKLVYVAGKDGVSVNEPMANHTSFKIGGPADIMTYPGNSNQLVNIVKECVKSNIPYMVMGNGTNLLVSDKGIRGVVIKIYDNLAAFKVDNDTIELEAGMLVSKASKLALEYSLTGLEFAEGIPGTVGGAVTMNAGAYIGEMCMVVHQTEYMDGEGNIITITGDEHCFSYRSSIIQKSKGIVLKTRLKLQKGDSVNIKEKMDEFNFKRRDKQPLEWPSAGSVFKRPQGYFVGKLIDDCGLRGYGIGGAQISDKHSGFIINRGGATCSDVLALIKHIQTTVDERFGVQLEPELRIIGDFN, encoded by the coding sequence GTGAAGGAGGAATGGGTTATATTACAGAATGAGGAGTTTGTGCAGAAGCTGGTTTATGTTGCCGGAAAGGACGGAGTGTCAGTTAATGAACCTATGGCTAATCATACCTCCTTTAAAATAGGCGGTCCTGCTGATATAATGACTTACCCGGGAAACAGCAATCAATTAGTGAATATAGTAAAAGAGTGCGTGAAATCCAATATTCCATATATGGTTATGGGAAATGGTACTAATCTTCTGGTGTCAGACAAGGGAATCAGGGGTGTTGTAATTAAAATATATGACAATCTGGCAGCCTTTAAGGTTGACAATGATACAATCGAGCTTGAAGCAGGAATGCTTGTTTCAAAGGCTTCTAAGCTGGCACTTGAATATTCACTTACAGGGCTGGAGTTTGCAGAAGGTATTCCCGGCACTGTGGGAGGGGCAGTAACCATGAATGCAGGAGCCTATATCGGTGAAATGTGTATGGTAGTTCACCAGACCGAGTATATGGATGGAGAAGGAAATATCATAACTATAACCGGGGATGAACATTGCTTTTCATATAGAAGCAGTATCATACAGAAATCCAAGGGGATAGTTCTTAAAACAAGATTAAAACTTCAAAAGGGTGACAGTGTAAATATAAAGGAAAAAATGGATGAGTTCAATTTTAAGAGAAGGGATAAGCAGCCTTTGGAATGGCCCAGTGCAGGTAGTGTCTTCAAAAGACCACAGGGATATTTTGTGGGCAAGCTTATTGATGATTGCGGACTCAGAGGATACGGAATTGGCGGGGCACAGATATCAGACAAACACAGCGGCTTTATTATAAATCGTGGAGGCGCTACATGCAGTGATGTTTTAGCCTTGATAAAGCATATACAAACTACTGTTGATGAGAGGTTTGGAGTTCAGTTAGAGCCTGAACTAAGGATTATAGGAGACTTTAACTGA
- a CDS encoding phosphatase, with protein sequence MNIVVDTHTHTVSSGHAYSTVQENAKEAYANGISMINISDHGPAMKGAPFLYHFGNLRVIPDILYGVRIIRGVEANITDYNGTVDMPERYLKMLELVLASFHDICIEPSTVENHTNAAIEILKNPYIDIFAHPGNPQFQIDIEKVVKTARDYNKLIELNNHSFNVRKGSEDNCWEIARMCKKYGVRITTGTDSHISFSIGRFDNVMKILKEVEMPEELVITTSVEKMENYLSERKKRIEK encoded by the coding sequence TTGAATATAGTTGTTGATACGCACACACATACAGTTTCAAGCGGACACGCATACAGTACAGTACAGGAAAACGCAAAAGAAGCCTACGCAAATGGAATTAGCATGATTAATATTTCAGACCACGGCCCTGCGATGAAGGGAGCTCCATTTCTATATCATTTCGGGAATCTTCGAGTCATACCGGATATATTGTATGGGGTAAGGATTATTCGTGGAGTAGAAGCTAATATAACAGATTATAATGGTACGGTTGATATGCCGGAGAGATACTTAAAAATGTTGGAGCTGGTTCTGGCCAGCTTTCATGATATCTGTATAGAACCGTCTACCGTTGAAAATCATACCAATGCAGCTATTGAAATATTGAAAAATCCATATATAGATATCTTTGCTCATCCCGGAAATCCCCAATTCCAGATAGACATTGAGAAGGTGGTTAAAACCGCCAGGGATTACAATAAACTTATTGAGCTGAACAATCATTCCTTTAATGTTCGTAAGGGAAGTGAAGATAATTGCTGGGAAATAGCCAGAATGTGTAAAAAATATGGTGTAAGGATAACAACAGGGACTGATTCACACATTAGCTTTAGTATTGGCAGATTTGATAATGTCATGAAGATTTTAAAAGAAGTGGAGATGCCGGAAGAACTGGTTATTACTACTTCTGTTGAGAAGATGGAAAATTATTTGTCTGAAAGGAAAAAACGTATTGAGAAATAG
- the hprK gene encoding HPr(Ser) kinase/phosphatase, with product MFSVTIREIMEEFQLEELTGTPDYENVEISSADVNRPGLQLAGYMEYFGTDRMQIIGKGETAYLMQLTEEERYKRLENFFKCGFPCMVVARGLGVFPEMIEVGRKYKIPVLRTDDVTSRFMSGVIRYLNLQLAPRTSMHGVLVEVYGEGILILGESGVGKSEIALELVKRGHRLVADDNVEVRKVSDKTLVGTAPDIIRHFIEIRGIGILDVKNLYGVGSVKMTENINLVIKLEHWNDKKIYDRLGLEDEFTEILGLAVPCLNIPVSPGRNLAIIVEVAAMNNRQKKMGYNAAKALSERVLGNINKDI from the coding sequence ATGTTTTCTGTAACCATAAGAGAGATAATGGAAGAGTTTCAGCTCGAAGAATTAACCGGAACCCCGGACTACGAGAATGTGGAAATCTCATCAGCCGATGTTAACAGGCCGGGATTACAGCTTGCAGGATATATGGAATATTTTGGAACGGACAGAATGCAAATAATAGGTAAAGGTGAAACTGCCTACCTGATGCAGCTGACAGAGGAAGAACGGTATAAGAGACTGGAAAACTTCTTTAAATGCGGGTTTCCGTGTATGGTTGTAGCAAGAGGATTAGGGGTTTTCCCTGAAATGATAGAAGTAGGCCGTAAATATAAAATTCCGGTTTTAAGGACTGATGATGTAACATCCAGATTTATGAGTGGTGTTATAAGATATCTGAATCTTCAGCTTGCACCAAGAACAAGCATGCATGGCGTTCTTGTAGAAGTATACGGCGAAGGTATACTGATACTGGGAGAAAGCGGAGTTGGAAAAAGTGAAATAGCTCTGGAACTTGTAAAAAGGGGACACAGGCTTGTAGCTGACGATAATGTTGAAGTCAGAAAGGTTTCGGATAAGACCCTTGTAGGTACTGCTCCTGACATAATACGTCACTTTATAGAGATAAGAGGTATCGGTATTCTTGATGTAAAAAACCTCTATGGTGTAGGCTCTGTTAAAATGACAGAGAATATAAACCTAGTAATAAAGCTGGAACATTGGAACGATAAGAAAATATATGACAGACTTGGCCTTGAAGATGAATTTACCGAAATATTAGGTCTTGCAGTTCCCTGTCTTAATATCCCGGTGAGTCCCGGAAGAAATCTGGCAATTATAGTTGAGGTAGCTGCCATGAACAACAGGCAGAAGAAAATGGGATACAATGCTGCAAAAGCACTTAGCGAAAGAGTACTGGGAAATATAAATAAAGATATATAA
- a CDS encoding pyridoxamine 5'-phosphate oxidase family protein, translated as MQHRMKTHMMTKEKIEYLLNRTTTCSIATLNADGTPYVTPMHHIFHNGYIYMHGLPKGTKIDNIKANPRVSITAYEMDSLLLDPKGNACDTNTKYQSVIISGVAAIITEVDYKREILMEIVKKYTPQLSDTVLPENMVAGTAVIKVQILDITGKYYG; from the coding sequence ATGCAACACAGAATGAAAACCCACATGATGACCAAGGAAAAAATTGAGTATTTGCTGAATCGAACCACAACATGCAGTATTGCTACATTGAATGCGGATGGAACACCTTATGTTACTCCAATGCACCATATCTTTCACAATGGTTACATATATATGCATGGCCTGCCCAAAGGCACAAAGATTGACAATATCAAAGCAAACCCCCGAGTAAGTATTACTGCCTATGAGATGGACAGCTTACTGCTAGATCCGAAGGGCAATGCCTGTGATACCAACACAAAATATCAAAGTGTAATTATTTCGGGTGTGGCTGCCATAATTACAGAGGTTGATTATAAAAGAGAAATTCTGATGGAGATAGTAAAAAAATACACACCACAGTTGTCGGACACTGTTTTGCCGGAAAATATGGTTGCAGGAACAGCGGTTATTAAAGTACAGATATTAGATATTACAGGAAAATACTATGGTTGA
- a CDS encoding PLP-dependent aminotransferase family protein gives MLIIDKYSYKPLYIQIYQQIKDKIVSGDLCEGSVLPPIRTMAKTLMVARNTVDSAYQQLCSEGYVLGKVGSGYTVQKIDIPNMISPNTKLLDFTSNTEEVQPSEAAMFDFQYGKLDIANFPLRIWRRLLNHVLLSDEIRGLTDYNEKNGDLLLRIQIMKYLHESRGVICSPEQIVLCSGAMSAVSLICKLIATKTVAVEEPGFDSARETFINNGYRLNPVPLTGEGIDSDKLKLLEAKLLYTTPSHQFPTGIVMPVNKRLHLLDWANQNAAYIIEDDYDSELRYNSRPIPSIHSLDQNGRVIYINSFSKALAPGLRMGFIVLPQTLLEIYLSKFSHCNCSIPWLEQKTMYHFMEQGHWNRFLNKISVINKRKHDTLISTLNSQMGKRTTVHGKNAGLHILLEVDNGMSEQELIEAARKVKVKVYPVSNYWINVQNYSDNMVLMGYSSLSEEKIVEGVSRLSSAWF, from the coding sequence ATGCTAATTATAGACAAGTACTCATATAAACCGTTATATATACAGATTTATCAACAGATAAAAGATAAAATTGTATCAGGTGATTTATGTGAAGGAAGCGTGCTTCCACCAATCAGAACAATGGCGAAGACTCTCATGGTTGCCAGAAACACTGTTGACAGTGCATATCAGCAGCTTTGTTCTGAAGGCTATGTTCTTGGCAAGGTTGGTAGCGGCTATACAGTGCAAAAGATAGACATACCCAATATGATAAGCCCAAACACTAAACTGCTTGATTTCACAAGCAATACTGAAGAAGTTCAGCCATCGGAGGCTGCAATGTTTGATTTTCAATATGGTAAATTGGATATTGCAAACTTTCCTCTTCGTATCTGGCGCAGACTACTTAATCATGTATTGCTGTCCGATGAAATTAGAGGACTCACAGATTACAATGAAAAAAATGGTGATTTGTTACTTCGAATTCAGATTATGAAATATCTTCATGAATCAAGAGGTGTTATTTGCAGTCCGGAACAGATTGTTCTTTGTTCCGGAGCAATGTCTGCGGTGAGCCTTATTTGTAAATTAATTGCTACAAAAACTGTTGCAGTAGAAGAACCGGGGTTTGATAGTGCAAGGGAGACCTTTATCAACAACGGCTATAGGCTTAACCCCGTCCCCCTTACAGGGGAGGGTATTGATTCTGACAAGTTAAAATTATTAGAGGCAAAGCTTTTATACACTACTCCATCACACCAGTTTCCCACCGGAATTGTCATGCCTGTTAATAAACGTCTTCACCTTTTAGATTGGGCGAACCAAAACGCTGCATACATTATCGAGGACGATTATGACAGCGAACTACGTTATAACAGCAGACCTATTCCCTCCATTCACTCACTTGACCAAAATGGCAGAGTGATTTATATCAATAGCTTTTCAAAAGCCTTGGCCCCCGGCCTCAGGATGGGCTTCATTGTTTTACCTCAAACATTGTTAGAAATATACCTATCCAAATTTTCACATTGTAACTGCTCTATCCCTTGGCTTGAACAGAAAACCATGTATCACTTTATGGAGCAAGGACATTGGAATAGGTTTCTGAATAAAATATCGGTAATTAACAAACGAAAGCATGATACATTAATCAGTACCTTAAATAGTCAGATGGGTAAACGTACAACTGTACATGGCAAGAATGCCGGTCTGCATATTCTACTAGAAGTAGATAATGGTATGTCGGAACAAGAGCTTATAGAGGCTGCCCGAAAGGTCAAGGTCAAGGTTTATCCTGTATCAAATTATTGGATTAATGTACAGAATTACTCCGATAATATGGTTCTAATGGGATACAGCAGTTTGTCAGAAGAAAAAATCGTGGAGGGTGTCTCTCGCTTGAGTTCCGCTTGGTTTTAA
- a CDS encoding DUF554 domain-containing protein → MYGIGTIVNAGAVIVGGLAGTLLRNGISERYKKIVMQAIGLSVVFIGISGTIKEIVTIVDGNKLDRQYIMLMIFSLVIGGLVGEFLRIEKRLESLGTWFQKRIPDKGGSFSDGFVTASLVFCVGAMAIVGALEDGLSGNPSTLFAKSILDGVTSLVFASTLGIGVAFSAIPVLVYQGGITLLSGVIKPWLSDAVISQMSLIGGVLIFAIGINLLEIKKIKVGNLLPAVFIPVFYYIIKMLFM, encoded by the coding sequence ATGTACGGTATTGGTACAATTGTAAATGCAGGCGCTGTAATAGTTGGGGGATTGGCAGGGACGCTGCTTAGAAATGGTATATCTGAAAGATACAAGAAGATTGTAATGCAGGCCATAGGTCTTTCGGTAGTTTTTATAGGTATATCGGGTACAATTAAGGAAATTGTAACTATAGTCGATGGCAATAAGTTGGACAGGCAGTATATAATGCTTATGATTTTCAGCTTGGTAATAGGTGGTCTGGTGGGTGAGTTCCTGAGAATAGAGAAAAGGCTTGAAAGCTTGGGAACATGGTTTCAAAAAAGGATTCCTGACAAAGGAGGTTCTTTTTCCGACGGCTTTGTGACTGCAAGTCTTGTTTTCTGTGTAGGTGCAATGGCTATAGTTGGGGCTTTGGAAGACGGCCTTTCCGGGAACCCTTCAACATTATTTGCAAAATCTATTCTTGACGGGGTTACATCTTTGGTATTTGCTTCAACACTAGGTATTGGAGTTGCGTTTTCGGCTATACCCGTATTAGTTTATCAGGGTGGAATAACTCTACTTTCGGGAGTAATAAAACCATGGCTTTCAGATGCTGTAATTTCTCAGATGTCCCTTATAGGAGGAGTATTAATATTTGCAATAGGTATTAATCTTTTAGAGATAAAGAAGATAAAAGTAGGAAATTTACTTCCGGCTGTTTTTATACCTGTTTTTTACTACATAATAAAAATGCTTTTTATGTAG
- a CDS encoding CCA tRNA nucleotidyltransferase, translated as MNLCEKFDFPENAGHVINKLNEAGYEAYFVGGCVRDSILCKAPYDWDITTNALPADIKQLFDKTYDTGIKHGTVTVLSGEMSLEVTTYRIDGDYKDFRRPEKVEFTSSLKEDLARRDFTINAMAYHPEHGLVDFFGGLKDLKKRVIKAVGDPKQRFREDALRMLRAIRFSAQLGFSIEEATFEAIKNNSALIANISSERVRDELNKTLVSQHPLHFNYLHQTGILPYILPEFERCYKTEQVNPYHVYNVADHTMFAVKSIDNDHILRWTMLLHDVGKPPRKTTDAKGIDHFYGHQAVSSQIAEKVLNRLRFDKESIKKIVLLVKHHDMDIEDNPKSIRKAINKIGDELFPLLLKVQKADKMAQNPDFLPERIIKWIKIEKIYSDIKSEQQCLNKKDMAVNGDDLILLIGMKPGIEIREMLDYLCDCVLECPELNEKQKLLELAKKHMN; from the coding sequence ATGAATTTATGTGAAAAGTTTGATTTCCCCGAAAATGCGGGACATGTTATAAATAAGCTCAACGAAGCCGGATACGAAGCTTATTTTGTTGGAGGCTGTGTAAGAGATAGTATCCTTTGCAAGGCACCCTATGATTGGGACATAACAACAAATGCATTACCTGCCGATATAAAGCAATTATTTGACAAAACCTATGATACAGGGATAAAGCATGGTACAGTTACCGTTCTTTCAGGTGAAATGAGTCTTGAAGTTACAACCTACAGGATTGATGGAGATTACAAAGATTTTCGTCGCCCGGAAAAGGTTGAGTTTACATCCAGTCTTAAGGAAGATTTGGCAAGAAGGGATTTTACCATTAATGCTATGGCATATCATCCCGAACATGGTCTGGTTGACTTTTTCGGAGGGTTAAAGGATTTAAAAAAGCGGGTGATAAAAGCAGTTGGTGACCCGAAGCAGAGGTTCAGGGAAGATGCTTTGCGTATGCTGAGGGCAATAAGATTCAGTGCACAGTTGGGCTTTTCCATTGAAGAAGCTACATTTGAAGCTATAAAAAACAATTCGGCACTTATAGCCAATATCAGTAGTGAAAGGGTAAGGGATGAGCTGAATAAAACCTTGGTGTCACAGCATCCTTTGCATTTCAACTACCTCCACCAGACAGGGATATTGCCATATATTCTTCCTGAGTTTGAAAGATGCTACAAAACCGAACAGGTAAATCCTTATCATGTTTACAATGTAGCTGACCACACAATGTTTGCGGTAAAAAGTATTGATAATGACCATATCCTCAGGTGGACAATGCTTTTGCATGATGTGGGAAAACCACCAAGAAAAACAACTGATGCAAAAGGAATAGACCATTTCTACGGGCATCAGGCAGTAAGTAGTCAAATTGCGGAAAAAGTTCTTAATCGGTTGAGATTTGACAAGGAATCTATAAAAAAGATTGTTTTACTTGTAAAACACCATGATATGGATATAGAGGATAATCCGAAATCCATAAGGAAGGCAATAAATAAAATTGGTGATGAATTGTTTCCCCTATTGCTAAAGGTTCAGAAAGCTGATAAAATGGCTCAGAATCCGGATTTTCTTCCTGAGCGGATTATTAAGTGGATAAAAATAGAGAAAATTTATTCAGATATAAAAAGCGAACAGCAATGCTTGAATAAAAAGGACATGGCTGTTAACGGAGATGATTTGATACTGCTGATTGGAATGAAACCAGGCATAGAAATACGAGAAATGCTGGATTATTTATGCGATTGTGTATTGGAATGTCCGGAGCTTAATGAAAAACAAAAATTATTGGAACTTGCGAAGAAGCATATGAATTAG
- a CDS encoding TerC/Alx family metal homeostasis membrane protein — protein sequence MSTKKALKWVGFWMALAIVFNIGILLIEGPAKASQFLGGYVIELSLSVDNLFLFLILFSSFGIKPAYQRRVLNYGIFGAIVLRFIFIVLGITLVNKIHFILYIFGVILIISGFKMMFGHEKPVDHRDNKVLKIMGKFLPMTDKMHEEKFFIVENGKKYATPLLAILVLIESSDILFAIDSIPAIFSISTDPFIVYTSNIFAILGLRSLYFVLGALQERFKYVKYGVALILVFTGVKLGILYFDLEIPIVASLLTIFAILVGSVIFSVFKSKGEDNKKKEVELKKVDL from the coding sequence ATGTCTACTAAAAAAGCACTGAAATGGGTTGGATTCTGGATGGCATTAGCCATAGTATTTAATATCGGAATTCTGCTGATTGAGGGCCCTGCCAAAGCATCGCAATTCCTTGGCGGGTATGTTATTGAATTAAGTCTTAGTGTTGATAATCTGTTCCTATTCCTTATCTTATTTTCAAGTTTTGGAATAAAGCCTGCTTATCAGAGGCGAGTTTTAAACTACGGAATATTTGGAGCTATTGTTCTACGATTTATATTTATAGTTCTGGGAATAACTCTTGTTAACAAGATTCACTTCATTCTGTATATTTTCGGAGTAATATTGATAATCAGCGGTTTCAAGATGATGTTTGGTCACGAAAAACCTGTTGATCACAGGGATAATAAAGTACTAAAAATAATGGGTAAGTTTTTGCCAATGACAGACAAGATGCATGAAGAGAAATTCTTTATCGTAGAAAATGGTAAGAAATATGCAACTCCTCTGCTGGCGATACTTGTACTTATTGAATCCTCAGATATCCTTTTTGCCATTGATTCAATACCTGCTATTTTCTCAATATCTACTGACCCGTTTATAGTATATACCTCTAATATATTTGCAATTTTGGGACTCAGGAGCTTATATTTTGTTCTTGGGGCATTACAGGAAAGATTCAAATATGTTAAATATGGTGTTGCGCTCATACTTGTATTTACAGGTGTAAAACTTGGTATTTTATACTTTGACCTTGAAATACCGATAGTTGCCTCACTGCTTACAATATTTGCAATATTGGTAGGCAGCGTAATTTTCTCTGTATTTAAGTCGAAAGGCGAGGATAACAAGAAAAAAGAAGTTGAACTTAAAAAAGTAGACCTTTAA
- a CDS encoding zinc ribbon domain-containing protein, protein MGLRTIHLKIHKPGKLKREIIQKAFENYNNAFNYLLKTAFDNIDDIESNYKSPKGTYSTLSLSKWIDSRISNELNNFDVQPFKDSLKLDFGMTMASYFAQKQTKPDMVFPNFRQDNVQVNEKLRPIYFCRYDTKRSFCLLYDPDSNKYFAKLFLMNIKNAKVRKIAANNRELIYISKSPEPAKSLKRETFIIVPLSFGKWQEDMLSQAVERPEILRTARLLWKNNEYFLSMSINLPEEQEIKTTTFMGVSRGIRNDINYTIADEKGNSITKGSLENCKNTKDRKQIICKMANTIADIALKNKSMVILQNLVGKGDKLSWREEGTVHKPAYGCKMYNDLVRVLDYKLPQKGLPVPAKVSSVDIFHTCCVCGSNTRKNRFSETLFICTTCGASYSMDELGSRNLAVKLIKYEKTTFKLKARKTPEGMFLNNELIGLDMFVHKNENPYDRLKEEVKSLLDKKEDSYINSKLNYKDIKIILDKLVKSDFVNIEII, encoded by the coding sequence TTGGGTCTTCGGACAATACATTTAAAAATTCACAAACCCGGTAAGCTTAAACGTGAAATAATTCAAAAGGCATTTGAAAATTATAATAATGCATTTAATTATTTGTTAAAAACTGCTTTTGATAATATAGATGACATTGAGAGTAATTATAAATCCCCAAAGGGGACCTACAGTACACTGTCTCTTTCAAAATGGATAGACAGTAGAATATCAAACGAATTGAACAATTTTGATGTACAGCCGTTTAAGGATTCTTTGAAGCTTGACTTTGGGATGACGATGGCAAGTTATTTTGCTCAGAAACAAACAAAACCCGATATGGTGTTTCCGAATTTCAGACAAGATAATGTTCAGGTAAATGAAAAGCTAAGACCTATTTATTTTTGCAGGTATGACACAAAAAGAAGTTTTTGCTTACTTTATGATCCTGACAGCAACAAGTACTTTGCTAAACTGTTCCTGATGAATATTAAAAATGCCAAAGTACGTAAAATAGCCGCTAATAACAGGGAACTTATATATATATCAAAAAGCCCGGAGCCTGCCAAAAGTTTAAAAAGGGAAACCTTCATAATAGTTCCCCTTTCATTCGGAAAATGGCAGGAGGACATGCTTAGTCAAGCAGTTGAGAGACCTGAAATACTTCGGACGGCACGGTTGTTGTGGAAAAATAATGAGTACTTTCTGAGTATGAGTATTAACCTGCCAGAGGAGCAGGAGATAAAAACTACAACGTTTATGGGCGTCAGCAGGGGTATCAGAAACGATATTAATTACACAATCGCAGATGAAAAAGGAAATTCTATTACAAAGGGAAGCCTTGAAAACTGCAAAAATACAAAGGATAGAAAACAAATTATCTGTAAAATGGCAAACACCATAGCAGATATAGCCTTGAAAAACAAATCGATGGTAATTCTTCAGAACCTTGTGGGTAAGGGCGACAAACTCAGCTGGAGGGAAGAAGGGACTGTGCATAAACCTGCATACGGTTGTAAAATGTACAATGACCTTGTAAGAGTGCTGGATTACAAGCTTCCGCAAAAGGGATTGCCTGTTCCTGCAAAAGTAAGTTCTGTAGATATTTTCCATACATGTTGTGTGTGCGGAAGCAACACCAGAAAAAACAGGTTCTCAGAAACACTGTTTATATGCACCACCTGTGGAGCCAGTTATAGCATGGATGAACTTGGTAGCAGAAATCTTGCCGTAAAACTTATAAAATATGAAAAGACTACCTTTAAGTTAAAGGCCAGAAAGACGCCAGAAGGCATGTTTCTTAATAATGAACTTATTGGTTTGGATATGTTTGTTCACAAGAATGAAAATCCTTATGACAGGTTGAAGGAAGAGGTAAAGAGTTTACTCGACAAAAAAGAGGATAGCTATATTAACTCAAAGCTGAATTATAAGGATATAAAAATTATTCTTGATAAATTAGTTAAAAGTGATTTTGTAAATATAGAAATCATTTAA